A part of Streptococcus porcinus genomic DNA contains:
- the pbp3 gene encoding D-alanyl-D-alanine carboxypeptidase PBP3, which produces MSMKTYNGLFLTFAQEIVRIIIMKKPIYLILICIFILSPLSHPVFADQALNLRAKEAIAVEYSTGKILYQKNSDRKVPIASLTKIMTIYLTLKEINSGRLKWNDSVEMSKYATALANNPDISNPPLYKNSYSVKELVDSSMVVSSNSSAIALAEKIAGSEAKFVDKMKNQLETWGITDYQLVNASGLNNSMLNGHIYPGSSKKSENKLSAKSIAIVSRHLIKDYPEILTISSQNQLYWGNDILTNSNHLLPGNIMGRKGVDGLKTGTTTKAGQTYIGTAVQDKMRVIVVILNATDASKDSNARFVEANKLFDYSFQHYQKATIPKGKPFSTKLAISNAKQKTIAFKSKYDFTVIQPVNDQTIHYKIVPNKQHTVAPITKDEQLGKIIFRDKSSYLGEKPSTPIFATKSVKALSIWEKFNSFFTHSN; this is translated from the coding sequence ATGTCAATGAAAACTTATAATGGTCTCTTTTTGACCTTTGCTCAGGAGATTGTTAGAATAATAATTATGAAAAAACCAATCTATTTAATACTAATCTGCATCTTCATTTTATCTCCTTTAAGTCACCCTGTTTTCGCAGATCAGGCATTAAACCTCAGAGCAAAAGAAGCTATTGCTGTCGAGTATAGTACCGGTAAGATTCTTTATCAAAAAAATAGTGATCGTAAAGTTCCGATTGCTTCACTCACAAAGATTATGACCATCTATTTGACCCTGAAAGAAATTAATTCTGGCAGGTTAAAATGGAATGACTCAGTTGAAATGTCTAAATATGCAACTGCCTTAGCTAACAACCCTGATATCAGTAATCCTCCTCTCTATAAAAATTCTTACTCTGTTAAGGAACTTGTTGACTCCAGCATGGTTGTCAGCTCAAACAGCTCTGCTATTGCTTTAGCTGAAAAAATCGCCGGTTCTGAAGCGAAGTTTGTTGATAAAATGAAAAATCAATTGGAAACATGGGGTATCACCGATTATCAATTAGTTAATGCTTCAGGTTTAAATAATAGTATGCTAAATGGCCATATCTATCCTGGTTCAAGTAAAAAATCTGAGAATAAATTAAGCGCTAAGAGTATCGCTATTGTATCGCGACATTTAATCAAGGACTACCCAGAAATTCTAACCATTTCTTCTCAGAATCAGCTATACTGGGGTAATGATATCCTGACCAACTCCAATCATCTCTTACCTGGTAACATCATGGGTAGGAAGGGTGTAGATGGCTTAAAAACAGGTACTACTACCAAAGCGGGGCAAACTTATATCGGAACTGCTGTTCAAGATAAGATGCGCGTCATAGTTGTTATTCTAAATGCAACCGACGCTTCAAAAGATAGTAACGCACGCTTTGTTGAAGCTAATAAATTATTTGATTATAGTTTCCAACATTATCAAAAAGCAACAATTCCTAAAGGAAAACCATTCTCAACAAAATTAGCTATTTCTAATGCCAAGCAAAAAACGATTGCTTTCAAAAGTAAATATGATTTTACAGTCATTCAACCAGTTAATGATCAGACTATCCATTATAAAATTGTTCCAAATAAGCAACACACTGTAGCCCCTATTACAAAAGATGAACAACTTGGTAAGATTATCTTCCGTGATAAATCAAGCTATTTAGGGGAAAAACCTAGCACACCAATATTCGCCACAAAATCTGTAAAAGCTCTGAGCATTTGGGAAAAATTCAATTCCTTTTTTACTCATTCAAATTAA
- a CDS encoding D-alanyl-D-alanine carboxypeptidase family protein, whose product MIFTFFVSHLVQADEHNDILNITREAGYQVNPINKPKSSIVVDASNGDILWQDNALTVRDPASMSKVFTLYLLFEDLAKGKLTLDTKITASDTDQAISEIYEISNNKIVAGVEYPIRDLITMIAVPSSNAATVMVANYLSQNDASAYLDRINSTAKRLGMLDTHFSNAGGAVAEAFNGYYNPKNYDKSAPNLTSAHDLAILVYHFLKKYPDILNYTNTSTVKTMIGTPYEETFHSYNYSLPGDKYGIKGVDGLKTGSSPSAAFNAMVTAKRGKARVITIVMGVGDWSDQDGEFYRHPFANALTEHGFKILKNGKTQKLDNLFPKNHKHTKGSSYPYKKHTKHKKNKKVATLIDQFESFVDHHHSILFICLGLFIFIVILLAVIAIV is encoded by the coding sequence CTGATTTTTACTTTTTTTGTATCACATCTCGTACAAGCTGATGAGCACAATGATATTTTGAACATTACGCGAGAAGCCGGGTATCAAGTTAATCCCATTAATAAACCTAAATCTTCTATCGTTGTTGATGCATCAAACGGAGATATTCTTTGGCAAGATAACGCTTTAACTGTGCGTGATCCCGCAAGTATGTCAAAAGTGTTTACACTTTACCTACTTTTTGAAGATTTGGCTAAAGGTAAATTAACACTTGATACTAAGATTACAGCTTCTGACACCGATCAAGCTATCAGTGAAATCTATGAGATTAGTAATAATAAAATTGTTGCTGGGGTTGAATACCCTATTAGAGATTTAATCACAATGATTGCAGTACCTTCTTCTAATGCAGCTACTGTTATGGTTGCTAACTACCTTTCCCAAAATGATGCTTCTGCATATCTAGATCGTATAAATAGCACCGCTAAAAGACTAGGTATGTTAGATACTCATTTTAGTAATGCTGGCGGTGCTGTTGCTGAGGCTTTCAACGGTTATTATAATCCTAAAAATTATGATAAAAGTGCCCCAAATCTAACCAGCGCCCATGATTTAGCTATTTTAGTCTACCATTTCCTTAAAAAATACCCAGATATCTTAAACTATACCAACACGTCTACCGTCAAAACAATGATTGGAACCCCCTACGAGGAAACATTCCATAGTTACAATTATTCATTGCCGGGTGACAAATATGGGATAAAAGGTGTCGATGGTTTAAAAACAGGATCAAGTCCAAGCGCAGCTTTTAATGCAATGGTCACTGCTAAAAGAGGGAAAGCTAGAGTAATTACAATCGTCATGGGGGTGGGTGATTGGTCTGATCAGGATGGAGAATTTTACAGACATCCTTTTGCTAATGCTCTAACTGAACATGGTTTCAAAATACTAAAAAATGGCAAAACTCAGAAACTAGATAACCTTTTTCCGAAAAATCACAAGCATACTAAGGGAAGTTCATACCCTTATAAAAAACATACAAAACATAAAAAAAATAAAAAAGTTGCTACTCTTATTGATCAATTTGAATCATTTGTTGATCACCATCACAGCATTTTATTCATTTGCTTAGGACTCTTTATCTTTATTGTTATATTGCTTGCTGTCATTGCGATTGTATGA
- a CDS encoding accessory Sec-dependent serine-rich glycoprotein adhesin, producing MLQKLNKSSFIETESKSRVKLHKSGKSWVKTTLASFGLIQLFKGGQAEERVSEGDVDFVVSKNQLLKGALGVGAVLGGTSIVNTAFAAETTSLLPVSSETGLVSAATDSTVVVASTTASNTTTLDQSSASQSLSSSVSMSQSLSNSQAQSTSEQESLSLSQTTSQSSTQISSSTLIEKAPRTAMLATTPHINAAITSGLATNEALTNIKVAISDMGAYDIYGNFIPSSTNDGIVMPTDGEAIAIDTSFDILDTATAGDQFTIQFSDTMKTNDLAYVGEVYTPIDITDPSGEVIATGTYDPTSKLITYTLTNYVDKYENVTAVLHLEKYVNRDTVPDNSTINVNYSVGNVSDSAIYKVIYSTPEVFNTAEIRSSFTSINETTAKVEQTFYINETGTHIMNRPYFTVKQGLNTANTIDSNSLIEVYRVPTGYNLPDSMEIQDYSTLTKLSPSIDYSVLGKASFYLDRNLITDSNTYVVRVVSSYDASSVAPVSQTGILYTNGDRAEYSNGLQFNSDTSSGTGNLSYKIGNYVWVDTNKDGIQNEGGSTGLANVLVTLTYTDGSTKAVRTDVSGYYEFSGLTDGETYTINFETPNGYQPTVSNATADDLDSDGASVTVTIKGADNMTLDTGFVVDSTSLVNSVSNSTSVSTSTSLSDSVRNSTSVSTSTSLSDSVRNSTSVSTSTSLSDSVRNSTSVSTSTSLSDSVRNSTSVSASTNLSDSVSNSTSVSTSTSLSDSVRKSTSVSTSTSLSDSVRNSTSVSTSTSLSDSVRNSTSVSASTSLSNSVRNSTSVSASTNLSDSVSNSTSVSTSTSLSDSVRNSTSISTSTSLSGSVSNSTSESLSTSVSQSSSNTGSEVDKVHMIGDTVWEDTNHNGTQDPGELGISGVTVTLTNPNGTTQTTTTDSNGHYEFTELTDGDYTVTFETPKGYTPTTANTGDDTKDSDGQVVQVTVAGSDNPTIDSGFVKETHTIGDTVWEDTNHNGTQDPGEPGISGVTVTLTNPNGSTQTTTTDSNGHYEFTELTDGDYTVTFETPKGYTPTTANTGDDTKDSDGQVVQVTVAGNDNPTIDSGFVKETHTIGDTVWEDTNHNGTQDPGEPGISGVTVTLTNPNGSTQTTTTDSNGHYEFTELTDGDYTVTFETPKGYTPTTANTGDDTKDSDGQVVQVTVAGNDNPTIDSGFVKETHTIGDTVWEDTNHNGTQDPGEPGISGVTVTLTNPNGSTQTTTTDSNGHYEFTELTDGDYTVTFETPKGYTPTTANTGDDTKDSDGQVVQVTVAGNDNPTIDSGFVKEKTPELPQSPNSETTSHLESQSTTTSQSASAAPKSSTTNEVLPYTGTEASTGLYGSAALAILVAMGLVKRNSKEQE from the coding sequence ATGTTACAAAAATTGAATAAGAGTAGTTTTATTGAGACTGAGTCAAAATCTCGTGTAAAATTGCACAAGTCGGGTAAAAGCTGGGTAAAAACTACTTTGGCTTCTTTTGGATTGATCCAATTATTTAAAGGAGGCCAAGCAGAAGAACGCGTTTCTGAAGGAGACGTGGATTTTGTGGTGTCTAAAAATCAGTTATTAAAAGGTGCTTTGGGAGTAGGAGCAGTACTCGGTGGTACAAGCATAGTCAATACAGCATTCGCTGCAGAAACGACAAGTCTCTTACCTGTGTCTTCTGAAACAGGACTTGTTTCAGCGGCAACTGATTCAACTGTCGTTGTAGCCTCAACAACAGCTTCAAATACCACTACATTAGACCAAAGCTCTGCCTCACAAAGTTTAAGTTCATCAGTATCGATGAGTCAGTCGCTTTCAAATAGCCAAGCACAAAGTACTTCAGAACAAGAATCACTATCATTATCACAAACAACTAGTCAGTCAAGTACACAAATTAGCTCAAGTACATTAATTGAAAAAGCACCAAGAACAGCAATGCTAGCAACTACTCCACACATTAATGCTGCAATAACAAGTGGCTTAGCAACTAATGAAGCTTTAACTAATATTAAAGTAGCAATCTCAGATATGGGAGCTTATGACATTTATGGTAACTTTATTCCTAGTTCCACAAATGATGGTATTGTTATGCCTACTGATGGCGAAGCAATTGCAATAGATACTTCATTTGATATTCTTGATACTGCTACTGCGGGCGATCAGTTTACTATCCAATTTTCTGACACCATGAAAACAAATGACTTGGCTTATGTTGGAGAAGTTTATACTCCAATTGATATTACGGATCCGTCTGGAGAGGTTATCGCAACAGGAACTTATGATCCCACTTCTAAACTTATCACCTATACATTAACTAATTATGTTGATAAATACGAGAATGTTACTGCAGTGCTTCATTTAGAGAAATATGTCAATCGTGATACTGTTCCTGACAACTCAACAATTAACGTTAACTATTCCGTAGGTAATGTATCTGATTCTGCGATTTATAAAGTTATTTATTCAACACCTGAAGTTTTTAATACTGCTGAAATTAGATCTAGTTTCACTTCCATTAATGAAACCACTGCTAAGGTTGAACAGACTTTTTATATTAATGAAACTGGGACGCACATTATGAATCGCCCCTACTTCACAGTTAAGCAAGGTTTAAATACTGCAAATACTATTGATTCAAACTCTCTAATTGAAGTTTATCGTGTCCCAACAGGTTACAATCTTCCAGATAGTATGGAAATTCAAGATTATAGTACTCTAACTAAACTATCACCTAGTATTGATTATTCAGTATTAGGGAAAGCTAGCTTTTATTTAGATAGGAATTTAATCACTGACTCTAACACTTATGTTGTTAGAGTTGTAAGCTCCTATGATGCTAGTAGCGTTGCACCAGTCAGTCAAACAGGTATTTTGTATACAAATGGAGATCGTGCAGAATATTCTAATGGTTTACAATTTAATTCAGACACATCAAGTGGAACTGGTAATCTTTCTTACAAAATAGGAAATTATGTTTGGGTTGATACTAACAAAGATGGTATTCAAAATGAAGGTGGGTCTACAGGATTGGCTAACGTTCTTGTAACTCTAACTTATACAGATGGGTCGACAAAAGCCGTTCGTACAGATGTTTCAGGGTATTATGAGTTTAGTGGATTAACAGATGGTGAAACTTATACTATAAATTTTGAAACACCAAATGGTTACCAGCCGACAGTCTCTAACGCGACAGCTGATGATTTAGATTCTGATGGTGCTTCGGTCACAGTTACTATTAAGGGAGCTGATAATATGACATTAGATACTGGTTTCGTTGTGGATTCTACTTCTCTTGTTAACTCAGTAAGCAACTCGACATCAGTATCAACGTCAACAAGTTTATCGGATTCAGTGCGTAACTCAACATCGGTTTCAACGTCAACAAGTTTATCGGATTCAGTGCGTAACTCAACATCGGTTTCAACATCAACAAGTCTATCGGATTCAGTGCGTAACTCGACGTCGGTTTCAACGTCAACAAGTTTATCGGATTCAGTACGCAACTCAACGTCAGTATCTGCATCAACAAATTTATCAGATTCAGTAAGCAACTCGACGTCGGTTTCAACGTCAACAAGTTTATCCGATTCAGTGCGTAAGTCGACATCGGTTTCAACATCAACAAGTCTATCGGATTCAGTGCGTAACTCGACGTCGGTTTCAACGTCAACAAGTTTATCGGATTCAGTACGCAACTCAACGTCAGTATCTGCATCAACAAGTTTATCGAATTCAGTACGCAACTCGACATCGGTATCTGCATCAACAAATTTATCAGATTCAGTAAGCAACTCGACGTCGGTTTCAACGTCAACAAGTTTATCCGATTCAGTGCGCAACTCAACGTCAATTTCAACATCAACAAGTTTATCGGGTTCAGTAAGTAACTCAACGTCGGAAAGTTTAAGTACTTCTGTAAGCCAATCATCTTCTAATACTGGATCAGAAGTGGATAAAGTGCATATGATTGGGGATACAGTTTGGGAAGATACTAACCATAATGGTACTCAAGATCCAGGTGAGCTAGGAATTTCAGGAGTTACCGTCACATTGACCAATCCAAATGGGACAACTCAAACGACTACCACAGATAGTAATGGGCACTATGAGTTCACAGAGCTAACAGATGGGGATTACACAGTAACCTTTGAAACACCAAAAGGCTATACACCAACGACAGCTAATACAGGTGATGATACGAAAGATTCAGATGGTCAAGTTGTTCAGGTAACTGTTGCAGGAAGTGATAACCCAACAATTGATAGTGGATTTGTCAAAGAGACACATACGATTGGGGATACAGTTTGGGAAGATACTAACCATAATGGTACTCAAGATCCAGGTGAGCCAGGAATTTCAGGAGTTACCGTCACATTGACCAATCCAAATGGGTCAACCCAAACGACTACCACAGATAGTAATGGCCACTATGAGTTCACAGAACTAACAGATGGGGATTACACAGTGACCTTTGAAACACCAAAAGGCTATACACCAACGACAGCTAATACAGGTGATGATACGAAAGATTCAGATGGTCAAGTTGTTCAGGTAACTGTTGCAGGAAATGATAACCCAACAATTGATAGTGGATTTGTTAAAGAGACACATACGATTGGGGATACAGTTTGGGAAGATACTAACCATAATGGTACTCAAGATCCAGGTGAGCCAGGAATTTCAGGAGTTACCGTCACATTGACCAATCCAAATGGGTCAACCCAAACGACTACCACAGATAGTAATGGCCACTATGAGTTCACAGAACTAACAGATGGGGATTACACAGTGACCTTTGAAACACCAAAAGGCTATACACCAACGACAGCTAATACAGGTGATGATACGAAAGATTCAGATGGTCAAGTTGTTCAGGTAACTGTTGCAGGAAATGATAACCCAACAATTGATAGTGGATTTGTTAAAGAGACACATACGATTGGGGATACAGTTTGGGAAGATACTAACCATAATGGCACTCAAGATCCAGGTGAGCCAGGAATTTCAGGAGTTACCGTCACATTGACCAATCCAAATGGGTCAACCCAAACGACTACCACAGATAGTAATGGCCACTATGAGTTCACAGAACTAACAGATGGGGATTACACAGTGACCTTTGAAACACCAAAAGGCTATACACCAACGACAGCTAATACAGGTGATGATACGAAAGATTCAGATGGTCAAGTTGTTCAGGTAACTGTTGCAGGAAATGACAACCCAACAATTGATAGTGGATTTGTCAAAGAGAAAACACCAGAATTACCTCAATCACCTAATTCTGAAACTACAAGTCATTTGGAATCACAATCAACAACTACAAGTCAATCAGCGTCAGCCGCTCCAAAATCAAGTACAACTAACGAAGTACTTCCGTATACAGGTACAGAAGCAAGCACAGGTTTGTATGGATCAGCAGCTTTAGCGATACTTGTGGCAATGGGACTTGTCAAAAGAAACTCTAAAGAACAAGAATAA
- the pbp3 gene encoding D-alanyl-D-alanine carboxypeptidase PBP3, producing the protein MKKLVLLILPLLFYFLPKVTLAEAYKLPARSGIAFEVSTGKILYEKDAKKKLPIASLSKVLTTYLVYKEVQSGNLSWDTPVKISNYPYELTANYSISNVPLDARQYTVEELLTAMLVTNANSPAIALAEKISGTEPLFVDKMQKQLRDWKIHKANLVNASGLSNEQLGNHIYPNSQKDAENKMSALDLAIVTRHLLQDFPQVLELTKKPAATFRGDRIFSYNFLLEGMPNHRIGANGLFVAFSENNGASLITSSIENKMSVVSIILNTEEVKDNKLAHFTTANTLLDNIAQKYEPVTLLRKGQILKNKTLPVIDSPIKQVSLTSDKTLTVIQKRGTTTNTDLVISPLQKECRAPIKQKQKLATASFKDSDRIGIGYLGDTPQVFLRAQQRVPRSFFLKVWWNHLVTYVNENL; encoded by the coding sequence ATGAAAAAACTAGTACTTTTGATCCTACCTCTTCTTTTTTATTTTTTACCCAAAGTCACTCTGGCTGAAGCTTACAAGCTACCAGCCAGAAGCGGTATTGCCTTTGAAGTATCTACTGGTAAAATTCTCTATGAGAAGGACGCCAAGAAAAAACTTCCTATCGCTTCTTTGAGTAAAGTCCTGACTACTTATCTTGTCTATAAAGAGGTTCAATCTGGAAATCTGAGCTGGGACACGCCTGTTAAAATTTCCAACTATCCTTATGAACTAACTGCTAATTATTCTATCAGTAATGTCCCATTAGATGCTCGCCAGTACACAGTCGAAGAGTTACTAACAGCTATGCTGGTAACAAATGCAAATAGCCCTGCTATTGCTTTAGCTGAAAAAATATCGGGGACAGAACCTTTATTTGTCGATAAAATGCAGAAGCAATTACGAGATTGGAAAATCCATAAGGCTAATCTAGTTAATGCTAGTGGTTTATCTAATGAGCAACTAGGAAATCATATCTATCCTAACTCTCAAAAAGATGCTGAAAATAAAATGAGTGCTCTTGATTTAGCAATCGTTACTAGACACCTTCTTCAAGACTTTCCTCAGGTCTTAGAACTCACCAAAAAACCTGCTGCAACTTTCAGAGGCGATCGTATATTCTCCTATAATTTTTTACTAGAAGGTATGCCCAATCATCGGATTGGTGCTAACGGATTATTCGTCGCTTTTTCAGAAAATAATGGAGCATCTCTAATTACAAGTTCTATAGAAAACAAGATGTCAGTTGTTTCTATCATTTTAAATACTGAGGAAGTCAAGGACAACAAATTGGCACATTTCACTACTGCTAATACTCTTTTGGATAATATTGCACAAAAATATGAGCCAGTGACTCTTCTCAGAAAAGGTCAAATTCTGAAAAATAAAACTTTACCTGTAATAGATAGCCCCATAAAACAAGTTTCTCTAACTTCGGATAAAACCTTAACTGTCATTCAAAAACGAGGAACAACTACGAATACCGACCTAGTTATTAGCCCGCTTCAAAAAGAATGTCGTGCACCAATTAAACAAAAGCAAAAACTTGCTACTGCAAGTTTTAAGGATTCTGATAGGATTGGGATAGGTTATCTAGGTGATACTCCTCAAGTCTTTTTAAGAGCTCAACAGCGAGTTCCTAGAAGTTTCTTCTTAAAAGTTTGGTGGAATCATCTGGTTACTTATGTCAATGAAAACTTATAA
- a CDS encoding peptide ABC transporter substrate-binding protein — translation MKNGKWLAAVGVAILSVSVLAACSNGSSKDSKSKTYSYVYTTDPDTLDYLISGRSTTSDIIQNSIDGLMEYDNMGNLVPSVAKSWTVSKDGLTYTYKIRKDSKWYTADGEEYANVTADDFVTGLKHAADKGSDALYLVQDSIKGLSDYVEGKTKDFSTVGVKAVDKNTLQYTLNKPESFWNSKLTYGILSPVNADFLKSKGKDFGKASDSSSILYNGPFLISSLTSKSSIEFVKNENYWDKEDVHVDGVQLTYYDGQDQESLFRNFDKGAYSAARLFPTTPSYSKVKKNYGDNIIYAPQKSNTYYATFNLNRTAYEHTKKTSDKQKEDTRKAVLNKDFRQALTFGFNRKSYTAQTAGEEAAGKSLRNTLVPPAFVQIDGQDFGKTVEKELATYGDQWKDVNLADAQDGLYNPEKAKMQMDKAKKALEAQGVQFPIHLDMPQDQTASGLMQQAQSMKQSIEKSLGKENVVVDIIELNSDTYNNITYLAETTNQQDWDLSTASGWSPDYADPSSYLDIFNPTMAAAQTKFIGINPVKDVAIANEAGLEEFSNLDNEAGKIIDNQDERFKKYAKAQAALTDSAVYIPTYSLGGTPSVTKVVPFTGAFGWSGNKSDVSTFYKYIKLQDKPVTSKDYSQALKKWKKDKEKSNKKYAESLEKHMEK, via the coding sequence ATGAAAAATGGCAAGTGGTTAGCTGCTGTTGGGGTGGCGATTTTATCAGTCTCTGTCCTAGCGGCTTGTAGCAATGGATCAAGCAAAGACAGTAAGTCAAAAACTTACAGTTATGTTTATACAACAGATCCAGATACTTTGGATTATTTGATTTCAGGACGTTCAACAACAAGTGATATAATCCAAAATAGTATTGACGGCTTAATGGAATATGATAACATGGGAAATCTAGTTCCCTCAGTTGCTAAAAGCTGGACAGTATCTAAAGACGGCTTAACATATACCTATAAAATTCGTAAGGATTCAAAATGGTACACTGCTGATGGTGAAGAGTACGCAAATGTGACAGCAGATGATTTTGTAACTGGTTTGAAGCATGCTGCTGATAAGGGATCAGATGCTCTTTATCTTGTACAAGATTCTATAAAAGGTCTGAGTGATTATGTCGAAGGAAAAACCAAGGACTTCTCAACTGTAGGCGTAAAAGCTGTTGATAAAAATACCCTTCAATACACCCTTAATAAACCAGAAAGTTTTTGGAATTCAAAATTAACATATGGAATCCTTTCACCTGTAAATGCTGACTTTTTAAAATCTAAAGGTAAGGATTTTGGTAAAGCATCAGATTCATCTTCCATCTTATACAATGGACCATTCCTGATTTCATCTTTAACGAGCAAGTCATCTATTGAATTTGTCAAAAATGAAAATTATTGGGATAAAGAAGATGTCCATGTTGATGGTGTACAGTTAACTTACTATGATGGTCAAGATCAAGAGTCACTATTTAGGAATTTTGACAAAGGTGCTTATTCTGCAGCGCGTCTTTTCCCTACAACACCTTCTTACTCAAAAGTTAAGAAAAATTATGGTGACAATATCATTTATGCACCGCAAAAATCAAACACTTATTATGCTACATTCAATCTGAATCGTACAGCTTATGAGCATACTAAGAAAACAAGTGATAAACAAAAAGAGGATACCCGTAAGGCTGTTTTAAATAAAGATTTCCGTCAAGCCTTGACATTTGGTTTCAATAGAAAATCATATACAGCTCAGACTGCAGGTGAAGAGGCAGCTGGTAAATCGCTTCGTAATACTTTAGTTCCGCCTGCATTTGTTCAAATTGACGGTCAAGATTTTGGAAAAACGGTAGAAAAAGAGCTAGCTACTTACGGAGATCAATGGAAAGATGTCAATCTTGCTGATGCCCAAGATGGTCTCTATAATCCAGAGAAAGCTAAAATGCAAATGGATAAGGCCAAAAAAGCTTTAGAAGCTCAAGGGGTACAATTCCCGATTCACCTTGACATGCCTCAAGACCAGACTGCATCCGGCTTAATGCAACAAGCTCAATCTATGAAACAATCTATTGAAAAATCACTAGGAAAAGAAAATGTGGTTGTTGATATTATTGAACTTAATTCAGACACATATAACAACATCACATATTTGGCTGAAACAACCAATCAACAAGACTGGGATCTCTCAACTGCCTCAGGTTGGAGCCCAGACTATGCTGATCCTTCTTCTTACTTAGATATCTTCAATCCAACAATGGCGGCTGCTCAAACAAAATTCATTGGTATTAATCCAGTAAAAGACGTGGCTATTGCTAATGAAGCTGGTTTGGAAGAGTTTTCAAACTTAGACAATGAAGCTGGTAAAATTATAGATAATCAGGATGAGCGATTTAAAAAATATGCCAAAGCGCAAGCTGCTTTAACAGATTCAGCAGTTTATATTCCAACCTACTCACTAGGTGGAACTCCCTCTGTTACTAAAGTGGTACCATTTACAGGAGCCTTTGGATGGTCTGGTAATAAATCTGATGTAAGTACATTTTATAAATACATAAAACTTCAAGATAAACCTGTAACATCAAAAGACTATAGCCAAGCTTTGAAAAAATGGAAAAAAGATAAAGAAAAATCTAATAAAAAATATGCTGAATCTCTAGAAAAGCATATGGAAAAATAA